In Fusarium verticillioides 7600 chromosome 4, whole genome shotgun sequence, the following proteins share a genomic window:
- a CDS encoding phenazine biosynthesis protein codes for MTSLTKTTYQAFASARAQGNPAAVIILPKPGSVAQDGNGEFPYDLFPPASKLQETAKGINLPMTAFALPLDPENESAKAHYAVRWFNPVNEAPLCGHATLALSQHLFSTLPNAPQTLRYLTRLHGVASASLNQSPFEDAKLVGIEFPELLDLPAVSQDSKRWDELKGLFEAASASKWEGTGEPVAVFEQDQYFMLEFSPELDLKALKFDASKLAPLNGFIYIFQVSTSPSEHIHTRVINCIAGNNHEDAATGSAHRAIIPHVLSNAETTTRLKQHHPDFTGNTLRSLQQSKEGGELTVEWLRDTKTVRIMGNASRTGETSIEI; via the exons ATGACCTCTCTTACGAAAACTACATACCAAGCCTTTGCATCGGCGAGGGCGCAGGGCAATCCCGCAGCCGTGATTATCCTGCCGAAGCCCGGATCGGTCGCACAAGATGGGAATGGAGAGTTTCCGTACGACCTGTTCCCTCCCGCCtcaaagcttcaagaaaCGGCGAAAGGCATCAATCTCCCAATGACAGCATTTGCGCTCCCTCTTGATCCAGAGAATGAGTCGGCGAAAGCTCACTACGCCGTTCGATGGTTCAATCCCGTCAACGAAGCGCCGCTTTGTGGCCATGCGACTCTCGCCTTGTCGCAGCACCTGTTCAGTACCCTTCCCAATGCGCCGCAGACGCTGAGGTATCTTACTAGACTTCATGGTGTTGCCTCTGCATCTCTCAATCAGAGCCCATTTGAAGATGCGAAGCTGGTTGGTATTGAGTTTCCGGAACTACTTGACCTTCCTGCCGTATCACAGGATAGCAAGCGATGGGATGAGTTGAAGGGCTTGTTTGAAGCGGCTTCTGCTTCGAAGTGGGAGGGCACAGGAGAGCCAGTGGCTGTATTTGAGCAAGATCAGTACTTCATGCTCGAGTTTAGCCCtgagcttgacttgaaaGCTTTGAAGTTCGATGCTTCCAAGTTG GCTCCACTGAATGGTTTCATCTACATCTTCCAAGTCTCGACAAGCCCTTCGGAACATATCCACACTCGAGTTATTAATTGCATAGCAGGTAACAATCATGAAGACGCGGCG ACTGGCTCTGCTCACCGCGCCATCATCCCCCATGTCCTGTCAAACGCCGAGACTACTACCCGGCTcaagcagcatcatccaGACTTTACTGGAAACACGCTGCGATCTTTGCAGCAGTCGAAGGAGGGTGGTGAATTGACTGTTGAGTGGCTTCGGGATACAAAGACCGTGAGGATTATGGGTAATGCTTCTCGTACCGGCGAGACCAGCATCGAAATATGA